One genomic segment of Candidatus Omnitrophota bacterium includes these proteins:
- a CDS encoding IS4 family transposase has product MLLPSFLERFVATFLPKPFRDLARLTGWFKRQGKIDSFEFLTSLVFGQLSALRQTLVSQAQCFQEPVTPQAVHQRYNPRAVAYVQGAFAHTLAQTLDWGPERPQALELQKHFTAVYLLDSTCFDTSEALQEIFPSCGGAGSSANIKVLLRYELISGRLEPLKVLEGKRSDQGQALGLAQRLKKGELQINDKGFFDAKAWQAAQQAGAFLLMPLPHSLTLWTTQGPEAPEQSLDLAGALALTSEKRVEWPEVFLGTKGKHRAGPVRLIAFRLSPESAGRHRAGLREAMRTKGRTPSAKALQLAGWLLLVTNAPAAQLPSALLAYLYRVRWQIELIFRQAKSVLRLDKTESENPWRIQCEIWARLLCAVLLFLWHAHASAQCWHQHKSEISFEKLIRVMQQWGHTIARAFCQGPEELLRELRTIWRHLLVNARKGRQNSRTNTWDYLMDLWLNPKLSPI; this is encoded by the coding sequence ATGTTACTCCCCTCTTTTCTGGAACGTTTCGTCGCCACCTTTCTCCCAAAACCCTTCCGGGATCTGGCCCGTCTCACCGGCTGGTTCAAACGCCAAGGCAAAATCGATTCCTTTGAATTCCTCACCTCGCTGGTTTTTGGACAATTGAGCGCTCTGCGTCAAACCCTCGTTTCCCAAGCCCAATGTTTCCAGGAGCCCGTCACCCCTCAAGCCGTGCATCAGCGCTACAACCCCAGAGCCGTCGCTTATGTGCAAGGCGCTTTTGCTCACACTCTAGCCCAGACTCTGGACTGGGGTCCGGAGCGTCCCCAGGCCCTGGAATTGCAAAAGCATTTCACGGCCGTCTATCTGCTGGACAGCACCTGCTTTGACACCTCGGAAGCCTTGCAGGAAATCTTCCCTTCCTGCGGAGGGGCCGGTTCGTCCGCCAACATCAAAGTGCTCTTACGCTATGAATTGATCAGCGGGCGGCTGGAACCTCTGAAAGTTTTGGAGGGCAAACGTTCCGACCAAGGACAGGCCTTGGGCCTGGCTCAACGCCTGAAGAAGGGTGAACTGCAAATCAATGACAAGGGTTTTTTTGACGCCAAGGCCTGGCAGGCGGCCCAACAGGCCGGCGCTTTTCTCCTCATGCCTTTGCCGCACTCCCTCACGCTGTGGACCACCCAGGGGCCGGAGGCTCCGGAACAATCCCTGGATTTGGCCGGCGCTCTGGCCCTGACTTCAGAAAAGCGCGTGGAATGGCCTGAGGTTTTCCTGGGAACCAAAGGAAAACACCGGGCCGGGCCGGTGCGTTTGATCGCTTTCCGTTTGAGCCCCGAGAGCGCCGGGCGCCATCGCGCCGGCTTGCGGGAAGCGATGCGGACCAAGGGGCGAACTCCCAGCGCCAAAGCCCTCCAACTCGCCGGCTGGCTCTTGCTGGTCACCAACGCCCCGGCCGCCCAACTGCCCTCCGCTCTGCTGGCCTATCTCTATCGGGTGCGCTGGCAAATCGAATTGATTTTCCGGCAGGCCAAGTCGGTGCTGCGTTTGGACAAAACCGAAAGTGAAAATCCTTGGCGCATCCAATGTGAAATTTGGGCGCGCTTGCTCTGTGCGGTCCTGCTCTTTTTGTGGCATGCCCATGCCAGCGCCCAATGCTGGCACCAGCATAAATCGGAAATCAGCTTCGAGAAGTTGATCCGGGTGATGCAGCAGTGGGGACACACTATCGCGCGAGCCTTCTGCCAAGGTCCGGAGGAACTGTTGCGAGAACTACGCACCATTTGGCGCCATCTTCTGGTCAACGCCCGCAAAGGCCGCCAGAATTCCCGGACCAACACCTGGGATTACTTGATGGATCTCTGGTTAAATCCCAAGCTCTCTCCCATCTAA